A window of the Mucilaginibacter sp. cycad4 genome harbors these coding sequences:
- a CDS encoding metal-dependent transcriptional regulator: MYTLSEENYLKAIYRLALQGKDFKITPTAIAESLSNNPASVVDMIRKLTEKQLIEYDKKNGVRLTPQGLKDATLIVRRHRLWEVFLLEKLGYHWDEIHDIAEELEHISDATLADRLDKFLGFPEYDPHGDPIPKANGKMPKSYSVSLSELKPGSQSHVAAVRDTSSSFLQYLQRLNIGIGTKIQLIEKIPYDHSLVIKIENREDTTVSQKFGENILVD; the protein is encoded by the coding sequence ATGTACACGCTTTCGGAAGAAAACTATTTAAAAGCTATCTATCGCCTTGCATTACAGGGGAAAGATTTTAAAATAACACCCACCGCCATTGCCGAATCACTCAGCAATAACCCGGCCTCGGTGGTAGATATGATCCGTAAGCTTACCGAAAAGCAATTGATAGAATATGATAAAAAGAATGGTGTGAGGTTAACCCCGCAGGGCTTAAAGGATGCTACATTAATTGTACGCCGCCATCGCCTTTGGGAAGTTTTTTTACTGGAGAAATTAGGCTATCACTGGGATGAGATCCATGATATTGCCGAAGAACTGGAACACATCAGCGATGCCACCCTTGCCGACAGGCTGGATAAATTCCTGGGTTTCCCCGAATATGACCCGCATGGCGACCCTATACCTAAGGCTAATGGCAAAATGCCCAAATCCTATTCTGTAAGCCTGTCTGAGCTTAAACCTGGTTCTCAAAGCCATGTTGCCGCTGTGCGCGATACCAGCAGTTCATTTTTGCAATACCTTCAACGGCTTAACATAGGCATAGGCACAAAAATTCAGTTGATTGAAAAAATCCCATACGACCATTCGCTGGTGATAAAAATTGAAAACCGCGAGGATACCACGGTTTCACAAAAGTTTGGCGAAAATATATTAGTAGATTAA